In Gordonia hongkongensis, the DNA window CTGCTGCTGTGGGTTGGTCATACCTGCCACGCATCCGGGAAGGAGATCGCGTCGCTGTGGTGGTGGACGCAGGTCATAGCCGCGCTCCGTCGACGACGACGTCGGTGACCGTGCGATGTGCCGTCGGCGCGACTCCTGGCTGAACCAGCGGCGTACTGCGCGCCAAGACCACCACCGGGTGCTCCCCGCTGGTGTCGAGCCGCACGGTCGTCGCTGCCAGCTCGGGTGCAGGTGCCAGTTGGCCTGAGGAGTTTTCGACGGTCTCGCCGGTCTTCTCCGACAGGAAGTCCATGTTGTTGAGTCCCCAGAGGATCGCGGCGCCGCCGACAACCGCGACGATTCCCGCGACCAAGCCGCCCCGGACGAATTCCTTGAGGACCATGTAGACGGCGAAGCCGCCGCCGACGGTCAGCAACGCTTTGATGACGTCGCCGGTGAGGTTGTTGAAGGTGTCGATGAGCCCGTCGGCCAGAACGATCTGGGTGGCTGTCTCGGTGATCATGAGGAGTCCTTTCGCATGTGGAGTGGTCGGTGATGGGTTGATGGGGCAAGGGGGTTATCGAGGTCCCAGATCGATGCCGCCGGGGCCGAGTAGTGATCCACCACCGCAGCCGGATGACGGTGTTGAGGTGGGGGCAGAGGTGGAGCCGCGCGGGCTGCTCGGCTCGCTGGTCACTGTGGGCAGGACGTCGTCAGAGCCCGCCTCGTCATCACCGCCACCGCGGCCGGAGTCAGAGGTTGGTTCGCTGCTGGCGGGAGCAGAAGTCTCCGCGCCGGTCGGAGTGTCGGCGTTCTCGTCCTCCTCGCCGGCCAGCGAGGACGCGACGTCTGATCCGTTGACGCCGGCCGCCGGGGCGGGATCGAGTGCGCTGACTTCCCAGCGGCCCGCGCGTGCAGCCATCGTCAGGGCATAGGCCCCAGTGAGTGCATCTGTGGAGCTGGCGGTCCCGGGTGGTTGTTGGGAGATGGTGAGCAGCAGTCGTGCTCGTTGGCCATCAGCCGGGGTCTCAGCAGAGTCCCCGAGGGACTTCTGCGTGCGGGCTCCGATGACGGAGATGGAGGCGTACGGGGCCGGGGTGATCGCACCGAGGTTGGTTCCAGGGCTGGTGAAGCGGGTGACGTCGCCGTCACCGGTGAGCATGGCTGAGAGGAATCCTTGTGCGGCGGTGACGATCGCGGCGTTAGAGCTGAGCTGGTTGGAGTAGTCGAGGTTGACTGTCAGGCCGGTGGAGGGTGCCGGTACAGCGGCGGGCATCGCCATCGCGCGCACCCCTTTGTCTGACACCACCACTGGCACCTGGAAGTAGCGGCGGGTTGCGGTGTCAGCGCCGGCGGGGGTGACTTCGGCGGACACGGTCACCGCGTAGGTGTCGGCGCCGTCGACCCCAGACACTTCACGCACTCCGGCGATGTGGGTGTCGGCGGACTCGTAGAGCGCTTGCGCCGGCAGCGCGCCGGTCCCGGCATCCACGTCGACGAAGCGTTGCAGCGATCCCTCGTCACCGCGGTGGGTGGTCAGCCAGGCCGAGACGAACTGCTGGGCGAGGTCACTGGCTGCGAACTGGGCGGTGTTATCGACCGCTGACACAGCAGGCGGCGCCACTACTTCTGGGGCCGCTGATGATCCGCCGCTGAGGTACAACGCGATAGGTCCTGACACCAGCGCCGCGATCACCGCCGCCCGCGCGGCGTGGGTCATCAGCCGTTGTGTGCTGGTGCCGTTAGCGCGAGCAATGAACTCCTCGTCCTCAGGACTGTGATCCGCCGAACTGGCGGCCTGGGCATCGGAGCCTTCGTGACGGCGCAGTATCCGGGGGACACTGAGCTGGCCGCGTAGCCGCGCTAACCGCTCCCCCCGCGACAGTGCGGTGTCGTCGTCGTGGAGGTCGCTATCGACCGGGTCCTGATCGAGCGCAGGGGCGGGGAATTCAAAGACTCCACGCAGGTCACCCTCGGGGCGTTGCTCCGTCGATGTCACCAGCTTGACCCTTTCGTCTCACACGATCCGTCCAATCGCGTCGCGTCGTGCACTTATTTGTGGAGTCTACTCACGTTGGTTACTCGTCGCGAAGGGTTTGGGTGGCGTGTTGCGTGCAGGTGAGCGCCCGTCACGTCTGGCACCGGCAGGATCGAAGGCGCATCACACGGCATTCCACAGGACCTTCTGCTGCGGGGATGTCGCAGCGGCGGCGCCCAGTATGCAGAGACACGGCGACAAGCGAGCGCACCCTGGGGGCAGGCCCTACCCAGCAACACCTGGCATGCGATGCCGACACTAGGACAGATCGCTACGCCCGTGAGTAGGCTTGCCTCAACAATTTTCGAGGTCTGACGCGGCTTGCGGGGCACTCCCCCTTCGGGGGCAGAGCGGCGGCTACGGGTCGCTCGCGACCCTACGCCGCCGCTCTGACGTCTGGGAAACATCTCGCAGCGCGTCGGCGTGTCGGAGACGGTCAGCCCGGGCCATGTCGCACACCCGACCCGCAAGCGAAGGCGGGAACCAGGGCGTCCATCTCCAGCCGCCAAGGGAGACGCAAACACGCCGAATGTGCAGTTATTTGTGTGTTGTGTTTGCCTGATGTGGTTAGCTTGATTGCAATGTCGGAGTATTCGAATGATGGGTTGTAGCGATGGGAAGTTCGGGGTCCTCTGATCCGGCTGCTCGGTTCGTGCAGCAGGTGGTCGATGACATCGGTGGCGCATTGACGCACCGCGCCCAGCGGCCTCGTCAGAGCGGCACTGATGGTGTCGGAGTTCGTCTGCCTTCGTTTGTGCCGGTCAGTCCGGCGATAGCTGCCGTCACCGTGTTGGCCGTCGAAGCTGATCCGCTCGGTGACTGGCTCCTGAACACCGCGGGTGATCTACCTGTGACGGCACAGGTGGTGTCGGTGCTCGACCAGCTGTCGGGATGGCAGGCAGCCGCGGTCACTGCCACCGTGGGGGCGGTCGCAGTAGATGGGCTGCGCTGGTATGCGTTTCGGCATCGTCGTGCGATCACCAACATGGTTGCTTCGACCACCCATCTGACTCCTAAACGGGTACGGGTTCGACATCCAGCGGGTATCACCGCGCCGCGACGAGTGATCGTGTCGTTCACCGACGGGTCGGTCATCAGCGATCGGCGGTACAGCGAACTTGTCGATGCGCTGACCAAGTACGCCAACCGGTACCGCGGTGACTCGCTGGCCCGCCGGTTGCTGCGGGCGCGGGTGTGGCAGATGCAGGTCGAGTGGCAGGCCGGTAGCGCCCGATTGGTGATCACCCGTGACGACCCGCAATCGCAGACCGCAGGGATGAGCCCGATCGTGCAGCGGCTGACTGAAATTCTCGACGAGAAGTTCCCGCTTCCCGAGGCCCGGATCACCCATATCGACCGCGACGAGAGCGGGACCGAGATCGGGTTCACGATCTCCTACAAGACCACCCTGTCAGCGGCCTTCCCGGGATTGCAGCAGAAGCTGCGAGAGTCGCTGGTCGCCAGTCTGCCCCGGCACGTCACCGAGGACGGGGCGTGGAACTGGTTCGTGGCGGTCATCCCCGAGGAGAACCAGCTCACCATCCGGCTGGCCAAGCCTCTGCCCAGCGGCGTGCGGCACCTGCCGCTGAGTATCAGTGACTACCGGGAGATGAACGACAAGCAGCTCTACGACATCCCGTATGCCACCGCGGCTGACGGGGTGCTGGCGACCTGGAACATCCACAAGTCCTCGTCTCGCGGTCACGTGCTCGCGGCAGGCCGAACCGGTGGCGGTAAGACCTCGCTGATCCGGACCCTGATCACCGAAGCGATCGCGCGTGGAGTGCCGGTGGCCGGCGCGGTGGATGTGAAGATGCTCGAACTCGATGGCTTCGATCAGTACCCGGGTGTGGCGTCGGTGATCTATCACGTCCGCCAGATCGTCGAGTTCATCAACGCCGTGCACGCGGAGATGGTGGCACGCCGGGAGTTTCTGCACCGTCTGCGTATCCCTGACGAGAACCTGCCGCCGTTCATCGTCGTGCTCGATGAGTTCTTCGTGATGAGTGCGTTCCTGCGGCGCGCGGCGGCCTACAAGGGCGACAAGGACGACCCTGACGACGAGCAGGCCGTGTTGGCGCGGTTCGTCAAGAACTCCAATCCGCTGGGCAAGATCGGTGAGATTCTCGCGCTCATCCGAAGCTTGCAGGGCCGCATCATCCTGGGAGTGCAACGCCCTGACGCCACCAATTTCGGTGAAGACGCTACCTCGGTGCGCGACAACTTCGGCACCCGCATCTCGCTGTCGAGCCTGTCGCAGCAGGGCGCGGAGATGATGTGGGGTGATGCCCACGTGGGACGCGACGTCGACGCCAGTGTGCCCGGGCGCGCCACCGTCGCCGACGCCGAAGGCCGACCGATGCACGCACAGGTGCACTGGACGCCCAACCCCGACATGCACCCCAACCGGTGGAACCGCCTGGACTCCGAGGACCAGGAGATCGTGACCGCGCTGCGCGAGGCCGCCATCGCAGGGGCCCAGTTGCAGAACTTCGTGCCCGAAGTGCGTGAGCACCTACAGAAGGTCGGCGGGTTGATCCGCACTCCCGGCGATGGGCCGATCATGGCGTGCTTCTCCTCAGAGATGCGCACCTTCCTCACCGAGCAGCGCGAGGCAACCCCCGAACCGCCGGCACCGATCGCCGGCCTCGACCCGACCACCGCCGGAGACGACGGCGTCTACGCCGCCGACCTGACCGAGGGCATGCGGGTGCACGTCGACGACGACGGAACCGTAGCCACAGTCGTCGCGGTTACCCGGGTCGGCAAGAAGCTCGTGCGCGCGAAGCTGCGCGACGACGCCAATCCGCGCGTCACCCTCAACGCCGAGTTCGCACCCGACGAAGTCGTCCTCACCGCCGAGCCGGGCGAGGCCGACGCCATCGATCTCGACAAAACCAGTTCTGTCGCTTAACCCACCACCGAAGAGAGGACACCTCTGTCATGGGCATCCTGCGTTCCATCCTCACCCCCGCTCCCGACGAAGTGGCTGCCGTGCGCACCGCGCTCGACGCCAAAGCCACCAGCGAGCCCGTCGTGCGGGAACAGCGCGCCACACTGTCCAAGCCGGTCCCGACCTGGGCCGCGCGTATTGACGAAAAACGGAGATCTCACACGCCAGCCTCAACGAACTCGAGGCCGCGATCACCGAACGGTTGCAGCTGCTGGAGACCTACCCTGCCGGACCGCGGCGAGACAAGGCCATCGAGCGGCATCGCCAAGCCGCCGCCCAGATCGACGCATGGCGCCAAGAGCTACCCGCCGACGTCGGCACCGAGACCCCAAGGGACACCAGCGAGCACGGCGTCAATCACCACGAGCACGCCCTGTCGGCCATCTGATCGGCCCCGCCCGACTGACCCCTCGACCTTGATCTGAGGTTTCTCCGATGAGTGCATCCACTGTCGACAACGCAGTGGTGGTCACAATCACCTCGGCCACCACCGCCACCACCACTGACGGCATCCAGTTCAGCGCTATCAGCGGCGCCGAGCTCCAGGAACAGATCCTCGACTACGCCCACCACCTCGCGGCGAGCGACGATCAGCCGGTCCTGCTCGAGCTACGCAATCCTGCAACCGGGCGCGGCGATGTCATCGAGA includes these proteins:
- a CDS encoding conjugal transfer protein, with amino-acid sequence MTSTEQRPEGDLRGVFEFPAPALDQDPVDSDLHDDDTALSRGERLARLRGQLSVPRILRRHEGSDAQAASSADHSPEDEEFIARANGTSTQRLMTHAARAAVIAALVSGPIALYLSGGSSAAPEVVAPPAVSAVDNTAQFAASDLAQQFVSAWLTTHRGDEGSLQRFVDVDAGTGALPAQALYESADTHIAGVREVSGVDGADTYAVTVSAEVTPAGADTATRRYFQVPVVVSDKGVRAMAMPAAVPAPSTGLTVNLDYSNQLSSNAAIVTAAQGFLSAMLTGDGDVTRFTSPGTNLGAITPAPYASISVIGARTQKSLGDSAETPADGQRARLLLTISQQPPGTASSTDALTGAYALTMAARAGRWEVSALDPAPAAGVNGSDVASSLAGEEDENADTPTGAETSAPASSEPTSDSGRGGGDDEAGSDDVLPTVTSEPSSPRGSTSAPTSTPSSGCGGGSLLGPGGIDLGPR
- a CDS encoding FtsK/SpoIIIE domain-containing protein; translation: MPVSPAIAAVTVLAVEADPLGDWLLNTAGDLPVTAQVVSVLDQLSGWQAAAVTATVGAVAVDGLRWYAFRHRRAITNMVASTTHLTPKRVRVRHPAGITAPRRVIVSFTDGSVISDRRYSELVDALTKYANRYRGDSLARRLLRARVWQMQVEWQAGSARLVITRDDPQSQTAGMSPIVQRLTEILDEKFPLPEARITHIDRDESGTEIGFTISYKTTLSAAFPGLQQKLRESLVASLPRHVTEDGAWNWFVAVIPEENQLTIRLAKPLPSGVRHLPLSISDYREMNDKQLYDIPYATAADGVLATWNIHKSSSRGHVLAAGRTGGGKTSLIRTLITEAIARGVPVAGAVDVKMLELDGFDQYPGVASVIYHVRQIVEFINAVHAEMVARREFLHRLRIPDENLPPFIVVLDEFFVMSAFLRRAAAYKGDKDDPDDEQAVLARFVKNSNPLGKIGEILALIRSLQGRIILGVQRPDATNFGEDATSVRDNFGTRISLSSLSQQGAEMMWGDAHVGRDVDASVPGRATVADAEGRPMHAQVHWTPNPDMHPNRWNRLDSEDQEIVTALREAAIAGAQLQNFVPEVREHLQKVGGLIRTPGDGPIMACFSSEMRTFLTEQREATPEPPAPIAGLDPTTAGDDGVYAADLTEGMRVHVDDDGTVATVVAVTRVGKKLVRAKLRDDANPRVTLNAEFAPDEVVLTAEPGEADAIDLDKTSSVA